One Thalassotalea sediminis DNA segment encodes these proteins:
- the rpoB gene encoding DNA-directed RNA polymerase subunit beta: MVYSYSEKKRIRKDFGKSAQVMDYPFLLSIQLESFRKFIDVDPAGETGLEAAFRSIFPIKAYSGSSELQYVSYRLGEPLFDVKECQIRGVTYSAPLRVKLRLVIYDKEAPAGTVKDIKEQEVYMGEIPLMTDNGTFVINGTERVIVSQLHRSPGVFFDHDKGKTHSSGKVLYNARVIPYRGSWLDFEFDPKDNLFVRIDRRRKLPASIILRALEFSTEEILDIFYDTTGYEIKGDKLIMELVPERLRGETATFDILMPNGDVLVEQGRRITARHIRTLSKENVSELEVPADYIVGKVLSKAYVDESTGEVIAEANAELTLELLAELSQAGHKQISTLYMNEFDVGSYMSDTVRIDTTSNRLEALVEIYRMMRPGEPPTKDAAEALFANLFFSLERYDLSTVGRMKFNRRVGLEDEVGEGTLSKEDIIKVMKTLIGIRDGKGEVDDIDHLGNRRIRSVGEMAENQFRVGLVRVERAVRERLSLGDLDAVMPQDLINAKPISAAVKEFFGSSQLSQFMDQNNPLSEVTHKRRISALGPGGLTRERAGFEVRDVHPTHYGRVCPIETPEGPNIGLINSLSCYARTNDYGFLETPYRRVVDGLVTDEVDYLSAIEEGNFVIAQSNAARDEAGKLTDDLVNCRHKNEFTLMAAEHVQYMDVSPQQIVSVAASLIPFLEHDDANRALMGSNMQRQAVPTLKVDKPLVGTGMEKIVAVDSGVTAVAKRGGVIDYVDASRIVVKVNEDEMVAGEAGIDIYNLNKYTRSNQNTCINQRPTVRKGEPVIRGDVLADGPSTDLGELALGQNMRLAFMPWNGYNFEDSMLLSERVVQEDRFTTIHIQELSCIARDTKLGAEEITSDIPNVGESALSKLDESGVVYIGAEVKGGDILVGKVTPKGETQLTPEEKLLRAIFGEKAADVKDSSLRVPNSVSGTIIDVQIFTRDGVEKDKRALEIEEMQLKEVKKDLGDEFSILEDGIYARAKKLLLSAGLNESDLNSMSRDKWLVQNLADETQQSELEQIAEQYDNIKADFDKKYEVKRRKITQGDDLAPGVLKIVKVYLAVKRRIQPGDKMAGRHGNKGVISNVVPVEDMPYDENGVPVDIVLNPLGVPSRMNIGQILETHLGMAARGIGEKINRMLEEQREIAKLRSFLKEVYELGDSRQEVDIDNFSDDEIMRLADNLRAGLPIATPVFDGAQEGEIKELFRLADMPESGQFNLTDGRTGRRFERPVTVGYMYMLKLNHLVDDKMHARSTGSYSLVTQQPLGGKAQFGGQRFGEMEVWALEAYGAAYTLQEMLTVKSDDVNGRTKMYKNLVDGDHRMEPGIPESFNVLLKEIRSLGINIELDEE; the protein is encoded by the coding sequence ATGGTTTACTCTTACTCTGAGAAGAAACGAATTCGAAAGGACTTTGGTAAAAGCGCGCAAGTAATGGATTATCCATTTTTGCTATCAATCCAACTCGAATCTTTCCGTAAGTTTATTGATGTTGATCCGGCAGGCGAAACCGGTTTAGAAGCAGCGTTTCGTTCTATTTTTCCAATTAAAGCCTACTCAGGTAGTTCTGAATTACAATATGTCAGCTATCGTTTGGGCGAACCATTATTTGATGTCAAAGAATGTCAAATTCGTGGTGTAACCTATTCTGCGCCGCTTCGCGTAAAATTACGTTTAGTCATTTATGACAAAGAAGCACCGGCAGGTACTGTCAAAGATATCAAAGAACAAGAAGTATATATGGGTGAAATCCCATTAATGACAGATAACGGTACATTTGTCATCAATGGTACTGAGCGTGTTATTGTTTCGCAATTACACCGTTCACCAGGTGTATTTTTCGATCATGATAAAGGTAAAACACACTCTTCAGGTAAAGTGCTATATAACGCACGTGTAATTCCTTACCGTGGTTCTTGGTTAGATTTCGAATTTGATCCTAAAGATAACCTATTTGTTCGTATTGACCGTCGTCGTAAACTACCTGCATCTATTATTCTTCGTGCGCTTGAATTCAGTACTGAAGAAATTTTAGATATTTTCTACGACACAACTGGATACGAAATCAAAGGCGACAAGTTGATTATGGAACTTGTGCCAGAAAGATTACGTGGTGAAACTGCAACATTTGACATTTTAATGCCAAATGGTGACGTACTTGTTGAACAAGGCCGTCGAATTACTGCGCGTCACATTCGTACACTTTCTAAAGAAAATGTATCTGAACTTGAAGTGCCTGCAGATTATATTGTTGGTAAAGTGCTTTCAAAAGCTTACGTTGATGAATCAACGGGCGAAGTTATCGCTGAAGCAAATGCTGAGTTAACGCTAGAATTATTAGCAGAACTTAGCCAAGCTGGCCACAAACAAATTTCAACACTTTATATGAACGAATTTGATGTTGGTTCATATATGTCTGACACTGTACGTATTGATACAACGAGCAACCGTTTAGAAGCGCTCGTTGAAATTTACCGTATGATGCGTCCAGGCGAGCCACCAACAAAAGATGCTGCTGAAGCATTATTTGCTAACCTTTTCTTCTCATTAGAGCGTTATGACTTATCAACGGTAGGTCGTATGAAGTTCAACCGTCGTGTTGGACTTGAAGATGAAGTGGGTGAAGGTACACTATCTAAAGAAGATATCATTAAAGTAATGAAAACTTTAATTGGTATTCGCGATGGTAAAGGTGAAGTGGATGATATTGACCACTTAGGTAACCGTCGTATTCGTTCAGTTGGTGAAATGGCTGAAAACCAATTCCGCGTTGGTCTAGTGCGTGTTGAACGTGCTGTACGTGAGCGTTTATCACTTGGTGATTTAGACGCTGTAATGCCACAAGACTTAATTAATGCTAAGCCTATTTCTGCAGCTGTTAAAGAGTTCTTTGGTTCATCGCAACTTTCACAGTTCATGGATCAAAACAACCCGCTTTCAGAAGTTACCCATAAACGTCGTATTTCAGCATTAGGCCCAGGTGGTTTAACGCGTGAACGTGCAGGCTTCGAAGTACGTGACGTACATCCTACACACTACGGTCGTGTATGTCCTATCGAAACGCCTGAAGGTCCAAACATTGGTTTGATCAACTCGCTTTCTTGTTACGCACGTACTAATGATTATGGTTTCTTAGAAACACCATATCGCCGTGTTGTTGACGGTTTAGTGACTGACGAAGTTGATTACCTATCAGCGATTGAAGAAGGTAACTTTGTTATCGCTCAATCAAATGCTGCACGTGATGAAGCAGGCAAGTTAACAGATGATCTTGTTAATTGTCGTCATAAAAACGAATTCACGCTAATGGCTGCTGAACATGTTCAATACATGGATGTATCACCGCAGCAAATCGTTTCAGTGGCAGCTTCTCTTATTCCATTCCTTGAACATGATGATGCTAACCGTGCCTTAATGGGCTCGAACATGCAACGTCAAGCAGTTCCAACATTGAAAGTGGATAAGCCACTAGTTGGTACAGGGATGGAAAAAATTGTAGCGGTTGACTCTGGTGTTACAGCAGTTGCCAAACGTGGCGGTGTTATTGACTACGTAGATGCTTCACGCATCGTTGTTAAAGTTAATGAAGATGAGATGGTTGCTGGTGAAGCAGGTATCGATATCTACAACTTGAACAAATATACACGTTCAAACCAAAATACTTGTATTAACCAACGTCCAACTGTTCGTAAAGGTGAACCTGTAATTCGTGGTGACGTATTAGCGGATGGTCCTTCTACTGACTTAGGTGAGTTAGCACTTGGTCAAAATATGCGTTTGGCGTTCATGCCTTGGAATGGTTACAACTTTGAGGATTCAATGTTGTTATCTGAGCGTGTTGTTCAGGAAGATCGCTTTACAACGATTCATATCCAAGAATTAAGCTGTATAGCTCGTGATACTAAATTAGGTGCAGAAGAAATTACTTCTGATATTCCAAATGTTGGTGAGTCAGCATTAAGCAAACTTGATGAGTCAGGTGTTGTTTATATTGGTGCTGAAGTTAAAGGCGGCGATATCTTAGTTGGTAAAGTAACACCAAAAGGTGAAACACAACTAACACCAGAAGAAAAACTGCTTCGTGCTATTTTCGGTGAAAAAGCGGCTGACGTTAAAGATAGCTCGTTACGTGTACCTAACTCTGTATCAGGTACTATTATCGATGTGCAAATCTTTACCCGTGATGGCGTTGAGAAAGATAAGCGTGCACTAGAAATTGAAGAAATGCAGCTTAAAGAAGTGAAAAAAGACTTAGGCGATGAGTTCTCTATTCTAGAGGATGGTATTTACGCACGAGCTAAGAAACTTCTACTTTCAGCAGGCCTTAACGAATCTGACCTTAACAGCATGTCTCGTGACAAGTGGTTAGTGCAAAATTTAGCTGATGAAACACAACAGTCTGAACTTGAGCAGATTGCTGAGCAATACGACAACATAAAAGCTGACTTTGATAAGAAATACGAAGTTAAGCGTCGTAAGATCACACAAGGTGATGACTTAGCACCAGGTGTACTTAAGATTGTTAAAGTTTACCTTGCTGTGAAACGTCGTATTCAGCCAGGTGATAAGATGGCCGGTCGTCATGGTAACAAAGGTGTAATTTCAAATGTTGTGCCTGTGGAAGACATGCCTTATGACGAAAATGGTGTACCTGTTGATATCGTGTTAAACCCATTGGGTGTACCTTCACGTATGAACATTGGTCAGATCTTAGAAACTCATTTAGGTATGGCTGCGCGCGGTATTGGTGAGAAAATTAACCGCATGCTTGAAGAGCAGCGCGAAATCGCGAAGTTAAGAAGCTTCTTGAAAGAAGTTTACGAGCTAGGTGATTCACGTCAAGAAGTTGATATTGATAACTTCTCTGATGATGAAATTATGCGTTTAGCCGATAATTTACGTGCAGGTCTGCCAATTGCTACTCCAGTATTCGATGGTGCGCAAGAAGGCGAAATTAAAGAATTGTTCCGCCTTGCTGATATGCCAGAAAGTGGCCAGTTTAACTTAACTGATGGTCGTACAGGTCGCCGTTTTGAGCGTCCAGTAACTGTTGGTTACATGTATATGTTAAAACTAAATCACTTAGTAGATGACAAAATGCATGCGCGTTCAACGGGTTCATATAGCTTAGTTACTCAGCAGCCGCTGGGTGGTAAAGCGCAATTCGGTGGTCAGCGTTTCGGTGAGATGGAGGTATGGGCATTAGAAGCATATGGTGCTGCTTATACCCTACAAGAAATGTTGACGGTTAAGTCTGATGACGTAAATGGTCGTACTAAAATGTACAAAAACCTTGTTGATGGCGATCACCGTATGGAGCCAGGTATTCCTGAGTCGTTCAATGTATTGCTTAAAGAGATTCGCTCATTAGGTATTAACATTGAGTTAGATGAAGAATAA
- the rplL gene encoding 50S ribosomal protein L7/L12 — MSISKDDILNAIAEMSVMDVVELVEAMEEKFGVSAAAAVAVAGAGDAGGAAAEQTEFDVILTSFGDKKVGVIKAVRGATGLGLKEAKELVEGAPKAIKEGIDKAEAEALKEELEAAGASIELK; from the coding sequence ATGTCTATTTCTAAAGACGATATCCTAAATGCTATTGCTGAAATGTCAGTAATGGACGTAGTTGAATTAGTAGAAGCAATGGAAGAGAAATTCGGTGTTTCTGCTGCTGCTGCTGTTGCTGTAGCAGGTGCTGGCGATGCTGGTGGTGCTGCTGCTGAACAAACTGAGTTCGACGTAATCTTAACTAGTTTCGGCGACAAGAAAGTTGGCGTAATTAAAGCAGTACGTGGTGCTACAGGTTTAGGCCTTAAAGAAGCTAAAGAGCTTGTTGAAGGTGCTCCTAAAGCAATCAAAGAAGGCATTGATAAAGCAGAAGCTGAAGCTCTTAAAGAAGAACTTGAAGCTGCAGGCGCTTCTATTGAGCTTAAATAA
- the rplJ gene encoding 50S ribosomal protein L10, giving the protein MAINLDDKKAIVAEVQEAAQGALSAVIADSRGVTVDAITALRATARENGVWMKVVRNTLARRAVEGTDFDCLSDNFVGPSLIAFSSEHPGAAARIFSDFAKENDAFELKAAAYEGEVVDVQLLAKLPTYDEAIARLMSAMKEASAGKLVRTIAAVRDQKEQEAA; this is encoded by the coding sequence ATGGCTATCAATCTTGATGACAAAAAAGCAATTGTTGCTGAAGTTCAAGAAGCTGCCCAAGGCGCTCTTTCGGCTGTTATCGCAGATTCACGCGGTGTAACAGTTGACGCAATTACTGCTTTACGTGCTACTGCACGTGAAAACGGCGTATGGATGAAAGTTGTTCGTAACACTTTAGCCCGCCGTGCAGTTGAAGGTACTGATTTTGATTGTCTTTCAGACAATTTTGTAGGCCCTTCACTAATTGCATTTTCTAGCGAGCATCCAGGTGCTGCTGCACGTATTTTTAGTGATTTCGCAAAAGAAAACGATGCGTTTGAACTAAAAGCAGCTGCATATGAAGGCGAAGTTGTAGATGTACAGTTACTTGCTAAGTTACCTACATACGACGAAGCAATTGCACGCTTAATGAGCGCAATGAAAGAAGCATCGGCTGGCAAGCTTGTCCGTACGATTGCTGCAGTTCGCGATCAGAAAGAGCAAGAAGCGGCATAA
- the rplA gene encoding 50S ribosomal protein L1 codes for MTKLSKRARLIREKVDVLKDYEINEALALLKELATAKFKESVDVAVNLGIDARKSDQNVRGATVLPHGTGRDVRVAVFTQGANADKAKEAGADVVGMDDLAEQVKAGQMDFDVVIATPDAMRVVGQLGQILGPRGLMPNPKVGTVTPDVVTAVNNAKAGQIRYRNDKNGIIHTTIGKVDFDDAKLQENLEALLEALKKAKPANAKGQFIKKISVSTTMGAGVTVDQGSLTL; via the coding sequence ATGACTAAATTATCAAAGCGCGCTCGTCTTATCCGTGAAAAAGTAGACGTATTAAAAGATTATGAAATCAACGAAGCATTAGCTCTTTTAAAAGAACTAGCAACAGCTAAGTTTAAAGAAAGTGTTGATGTAGCTGTAAATCTTGGCATTGATGCTCGTAAATCAGACCAAAACGTTCGTGGTGCAACTGTATTACCACATGGTACAGGTCGTGACGTACGAGTTGCTGTATTTACACAGGGTGCAAACGCTGACAAAGCTAAAGAAGCTGGTGCAGACGTTGTAGGTATGGACGATTTAGCTGAACAAGTAAAAGCAGGTCAAATGGATTTCGACGTAGTTATCGCTACGCCAGATGCAATGCGTGTTGTTGGTCAGTTAGGTCAAATTTTAGGCCCGCGTGGTCTTATGCCTAATCCAAAAGTTGGTACAGTAACACCTGACGTTGTAACAGCGGTTAATAACGCTAAAGCAGGTCAAATTCGTTACCGTAACGACAAAAACGGCATCATCCATACGACTATCGGTAAGGTTGATTTCGATGACGCTAAGTTACAAGAAAACTTAGAAGCATTATTGGAAGCGCTTAAGAAAGCAAAACCAGCTAATGCAAAAGGTCAATTTATCAAGAAAATTTCAGTATCAACTACAATGGGCGCTGGTGTAACAGTTGACCAAGGTAGCTTAACGCTTTAA
- the rplK gene encoding 50S ribosomal protein L11 has product MAKKVEALIKLQVAAGAANPSPPVGPALGQHGVNIMEFCKAFNAKTDSLEKGAPVPVVITVYNDRSFTFETKTPPASYLLKKAAGIKSGSGRPNTEKVGTVTRAQLEEIVKTKEPDLTAGSLDAAVRTIAGSARAMGLVVEG; this is encoded by the coding sequence ATGGCTAAAAAAGTCGAAGCTTTAATCAAGCTACAAGTAGCTGCAGGTGCAGCTAATCCGTCACCACCAGTTGGTCCAGCTCTTGGTCAACACGGTGTGAACATCATGGAATTCTGTAAAGCGTTCAACGCGAAAACAGATTCTTTAGAAAAAGGCGCTCCAGTTCCAGTAGTAATTACTGTATACAATGACCGTTCTTTCACATTCGAAACAAAAACTCCACCTGCTTCTTATTTACTTAAGAAAGCGGCTGGCATCAAGTCGGGCTCTGGCCGTCCTAACACTGAAAAAGTTGGTACAGTAACTCGTGCACAACTTGAAGAAATCGTTAAGACAAAAGAACCAGATTTAACAGCAGGTTCTTTGGACGCTGCAGTACGTACTATCGCGGGTTCTGCTCGTGCAATGGGTTTAGTGGTAGAGGGATAA
- the nusG gene encoding transcription termination/antitermination protein NusG — protein MSEENNVTETTNKNSNPKLRWYVVQAFSGYEARVQKTLLEHIEIHGLEEKFGQILVPTEEVVEMRAGQKRKSARKFFPGYVLVEMAMDEEAWHLVKSVPRVLGFIGGTSDRPMPITQKEADRILQRIEETDAPKPKTLFEPGEVVRVIDGPFADFNGVVEELDYEKNRIKVSVLIFGRSTPVDLEFSQVEKG, from the coding sequence ATGTCTGAAGAAAATAATGTAACAGAAACGACGAACAAAAACAGTAATCCGAAATTACGTTGGTACGTCGTTCAAGCGTTTTCTGGCTATGAAGCACGCGTTCAAAAAACCTTGCTTGAGCACATCGAAATTCACGGCTTAGAAGAGAAATTTGGTCAAATTTTAGTGCCAACGGAAGAAGTTGTTGAAATGCGTGCCGGGCAAAAACGTAAATCGGCTCGTAAATTTTTCCCAGGTTATGTTCTGGTAGAAATGGCGATGGACGAAGAAGCATGGCATTTAGTAAAAAGTGTGCCTCGAGTGCTTGGTTTTATTGGTGGTACATCAGATCGCCCTATGCCTATTACGCAAAAAGAAGCCGATCGTATTTTACAGCGTATTGAAGAAACTGATGCGCCTAAGCCAAAAACATTGTTTGAGCCCGGTGAAGTTGTTCGTGTTATTGACGGTCCATTCGCTGACTTTAATGGTGTTGTTGAAGAACTTGATTATGAGAAGAACCGCATTAAAGTGTCGGTACTTATTTTTGGTCGTTCAACGCCGGTAGATTTAGAATTCTCTCAAGTAGAAAAAGGCTAA
- the secE gene encoding preprotein translocase subunit SecE, whose product MNASTENQESGSLDSLKWIVVILILAGAVVGNYIYGDQSVLIRAVAVVAAVVVAGFIAAQTEKGRNAILFAKEARTETRKVVWPTRQEAVQTTGIVLVATLFMSLVLWGLDTVLFEVVGFITGLQV is encoded by the coding sequence ATGAATGCAAGTACAGAAAACCAAGAAAGTGGTTCTCTAGATTCATTAAAGTGGATAGTCGTAATACTTATTTTGGCTGGTGCTGTTGTAGGTAACTACATTTATGGTGACCAGTCTGTATTAATACGTGCCGTTGCAGTTGTTGCAGCTGTCGTTGTTGCAGGTTTTATTGCCGCACAAACCGAAAAAGGCCGTAATGCTATTCTTTTTGCGAAAGAAGCACGTACAGAAACAAGAAAAGTAGTCTGGCCAACTCGTCAAGAAGCGGTTCAAACTACAGGTATCGTTTTAGTAGCAACTTTATTCATGTCTCTAGTATTATGGGGTTTAGACACTGTATTATTTGAGGTTGTCGGCTTTATTACTGGGTTGCAGGTATAA
- a CDS encoding OmpA family protein, whose protein sequence is MRFKKLILPLISLSLITSGCASTNAEKGAAIGAVAGAVLGKSTSNHKDKRLVWGAAIGALAGAAIGDYMDKQEAEFREELSGSGIDVVREGDNIRLVMPSNITFATNQSYISTGFHATLNDVAKVLRKYEKTLLSIEGHTDSTGSHQYNQTLSLQRAQSVKDYLIQRNIVNNRLKVTGYGEGKPLVNNNSAQNRALNRRVEIQIIPNKA, encoded by the coding sequence ATGCGATTTAAAAAACTTATTCTTCCTCTAATTTCCCTTTCGCTTATTACGTCAGGTTGTGCATCAACAAACGCAGAAAAAGGCGCAGCTATAGGTGCTGTCGCGGGAGCAGTCCTAGGTAAATCAACCAGTAATCATAAAGACAAACGTTTAGTTTGGGGTGCAGCGATTGGTGCGCTAGCGGGTGCTGCTATTGGTGACTACATGGACAAACAAGAAGCAGAGTTTAGAGAAGAGCTCTCAGGTTCAGGTATTGATGTAGTAAGAGAGGGAGATAATATTAGACTGGTAATGCCTTCGAATATTACCTTTGCGACTAATCAATCGTATATTTCTACAGGCTTTCACGCCACATTAAACGATGTTGCAAAAGTACTACGTAAATATGAGAAAACCTTATTAAGTATTGAAGGACACACGGATAGCACAGGAAGCCATCAATATAATCAAACGCTTTCATTGCAACGCGCACAAAGTGTAAAAGACTATTTAATACAACGAAACATAGTTAATAATCGGTTAAAAGTTACCGGGTACGGTGAAGGTAAGCCATTAGTAAATAATAATTCAGCACAAAATCGTGCATTAAATAGAAGAGTAGAAATTCAAATAATTCCAAATAAAGCTTAG
- a CDS encoding phosphoethanolamine transferase has protein sequence MSSKLYTSFSLFVIITLFLLVPDMLYGQINSHYIAGFDGKSITIATLLALTLTISPAYKLTYIILSVLFFWQITQIMYFHYYGSFYSAFDITLMLAETSDAITGFWDVVGFLLLPAFFSVTCFVITVISYKCLRKNTYTLKGVPIILLLICIAPFIQSITAKSSQKFQPNIAQLAVKNGLYSFSYFFARQAKVLSGIESDIATYLPYEIVPLNNTEQPNVILIMGESLSYLNLGLFGYHRETTPDLRTLIDDPSFIVKPSIASAVSTRVSLSLFFNTVYEPDNAAHLSKMDTSLFRLAKRAGYQTFYISTQNNAGGLTYALSPTDIDTWKENKHLSDYESQYDDRLVDELKTINLEKAPTFVTLHMRSAHTPYIDNYPKHHEVFPVEEMSYRDYMINSYDNSVIFTQKIIKNIIDYAKTQTRPTYVFFTADHGELMDLNGRFGHNTVDIDAAKVPFFFYGANVDKHKIQALDNALGCLPNHYQISKQVAETLGFIINNPNQKDDTFYLNGTDTFGLAGYMQYSLKTLEKTICTEHVLSPNLD, from the coding sequence ATGAGTTCAAAGCTTTACACTAGTTTTAGCTTATTTGTCATTATTACGTTATTTTTACTAGTACCAGACATGCTGTATGGTCAAATCAACTCACATTATATCGCAGGGTTTGACGGTAAAAGCATCACTATCGCCACGTTATTAGCGCTTACGCTAACCATAAGCCCCGCTTACAAGCTCACATATATTATTTTATCAGTACTGTTCTTTTGGCAGATTACACAAATTATGTATTTTCATTACTACGGTAGTTTTTACTCTGCCTTTGATATTACATTAATGTTAGCGGAAACATCCGATGCAATAACCGGTTTTTGGGATGTCGTAGGTTTTCTACTTTTACCTGCGTTTTTTTCTGTTACTTGTTTTGTAATCACTGTTATTAGTTATAAATGCCTAAGAAAAAACACTTATACTCTTAAGGGTGTGCCCATAATACTATTATTGATTTGCATAGCACCTTTCATACAATCGATAACAGCTAAATCGTCACAAAAATTTCAACCTAATATTGCACAACTTGCGGTTAAAAACGGCTTGTATAGTTTCTCATATTTTTTTGCACGCCAGGCAAAGGTATTGAGTGGGATTGAAAGTGACATTGCAACCTATTTACCTTATGAGATAGTGCCACTTAACAACACAGAACAACCCAATGTTATTTTGATTATGGGTGAAAGCCTTAGCTATTTAAATTTAGGGCTATTTGGTTACCATAGAGAGACAACACCAGATTTAAGAACATTAATCGATGATCCAAGCTTTATTGTAAAACCTTCCATCGCTAGCGCTGTTTCTACTAGGGTGTCGTTATCGTTATTCTTCAACACAGTATACGAACCCGATAATGCCGCTCATTTGAGTAAAATGGATACGTCTCTTTTTCGACTAGCAAAGCGCGCTGGTTACCAGACATTTTATATAAGCACTCAAAACAACGCCGGAGGCTTAACGTACGCACTCTCTCCAACTGATATCGATACTTGGAAGGAAAATAAACACCTATCAGATTATGAAAGTCAGTATGATGATCGATTAGTTGATGAATTAAAAACCATTAATCTTGAAAAAGCACCTACTTTTGTAACTTTGCACATGAGAAGTGCACATACACCTTATATAGATAATTACCCTAAACACCATGAAGTATTTCCAGTCGAAGAGATGTCATATCGTGACTATATGATTAATAGTTATGACAACTCTGTAATTTTTACTCAAAAAATAATTAAAAACATCATTGATTATGCTAAAACTCAAACAAGACCCACCTATGTTTTCTTTACCGCTGATCATGGTGAGTTAATGGATCTAAATGGGCGCTTTGGTCACAACACCGTTGATATCGATGCTGCAAAGGTTCCTTTTTTCTTTTATGGCGCTAATGTCGACAAACATAAAATTCAAGCACTGGATAACGCATTAGGCTGTTTGCCAAACCATTATCAAATCAGCAAACAAGTCGCCGAAACGTTAGGTTTTATCATTAACAACCCAAATCAAAAAGACGATACCTTTTACTTAAACGGAACAGATACATTTGGTTTAGCTGGTTATATGCAGTATTCACTTAAAACGTTAGAAAAGACAATTTGCACTGAACATGTGTTATCACCTAACCTAGACTAA
- the tuf gene encoding elongation factor Tu, with protein MAKEKFERSKPHVNVGTIGHVDHGKTTLTAAISAVLTKTHGGDLRDFAQIDNAPEERERGITINTSHIEYDTATRHYAHVDCPGHADYVKNMITGAAQMDGAILVVAATDGPMPQTREHILLSRQVGVPYIIVFMNKCDMVDDEELLELVEMEVRELLSEYDFPGDDLPIIQGSALGALNGEAKWEEKILELAEQLDTYIPEPERAIDGDFILPIEDVFSIQGRGTVVTGRVERGIIKVGDEVEIVGIKDTTTTTCTGVEMFRKLLDEGRAGENCGVLLRGTKREEVQRGQVLAKPGSINPHTKFESEVYVLTKDEGGRHTPFFKGYRPQFYFRTTDITGAVELPEGVEMVMPGDNLKFVVELINPIAMDEGLRFAIREGGRTVGAGVVSKIID; from the coding sequence GTGGCTAAAGAAAAATTTGAACGTTCGAAACCGCACGTTAACGTTGGTACTATCGGTCACGTTGACCACGGTAAAACAACTCTAACTGCTGCTATCTCAGCAGTATTAACAAAAACTCACGGTGGTGATTTACGCGATTTCGCACAAATCGATAACGCACCAGAAGAGCGTGAGCGTGGTATCACGATCAATACATCTCACATTGAGTATGACACAGCAACACGTCACTACGCACACGTAGATTGTCCAGGTCACGCCGATTATGTAAAAAACATGATCACAGGTGCAGCTCAAATGGACGGTGCTATCTTAGTAGTAGCAGCGACAGATGGCCCAATGCCACAAACACGTGAGCACATCCTTCTTTCTCGTCAGGTTGGTGTACCATACATCATCGTATTCATGAACAAATGTGACATGGTAGATGACGAAGAGTTATTAGAATTAGTAGAGATGGAAGTTCGTGAACTTCTTTCAGAATACGACTTCCCAGGTGATGACTTACCAATCATTCAAGGTTCAGCATTAGGTGCATTGAACGGCGAAGCGAAATGGGAAGAGAAGATTTTAGAACTTGCAGAGCAATTAGATACTTACATTCCAGAGCCAGAGCGTGCGATTGACGGTGATTTCATTCTTCCAATCGAAGATGTATTCTCAATCCAAGGTCGTGGTACGGTAGTAACAGGTCGTGTAGAGCGCGGTATCATCAAAGTAGGTGATGAAGTTGAAATCGTAGGTATCAAAGATACAACGACAACGACTTGTACGGGTGTAGAGATGTTCCGTAAGTTGCTTGACGAAGGTCGTGCAGGTGAGAACTGTGGTGTACTTTTACGTGGTACTAAGCGTGAAGAAGTACAACGTGGTCAAGTACTAGCGAAGCCAGGTTCAATCAACCCACATACTAAGTTCGAATCAGAAGTATATGTATTGACTAAAGATGAAGGTGGTCGTCATACACCATTCTTCAAAGGCTACCGTCCACAGTTTTACTTCCGTACAACTGACATCACAGGTGCAGTAGAATTACCTGAAGGTGTAGAAATGGTAATGCCAGGCGACAACTTGAAGTTTGTTGTAGAGCTAATCAACCCAATCGCGATGGACGAAGGTTTACGCTTCGCAATCCGTGAAGGTGGTCGTACAGTAGGTGCTGGTGTTGTATCTAAGATCATCGACTAA